In the Candidatus Hydrogenedens sp. genome, one interval contains:
- a CDS encoding PAS domain-containing protein, producing MSNSKKSNHKNNNIENPECSQITLAYILDLLPTGIFIKDKNLKYIKVNKTYACFFNKQPNEIIQLTDSDLFDKETHKLFVDACNIALQGSAFQNPDFVLQINGERRHFIAYIAPLKATDGSIDVIFGSMLDVTEFRETQTNFKNLFYSMQEAFAEHEMIYDEEGNPVDYRFIIVNPAFENMTGLKIENVIGKRVKEVLPDLEPFWINTYAHVVKTGKPITFVNLTKSLNRYYLVYAYKTGPKHFACIFTDITEQKRFEEEIKRLNREWEKAYQNINSVIWFLDEEFKITRTNSIVKEILNLAPEEVLGKRCWEIIHHTKEPPSFCPVIKLMKTKRRERALFQQNNKWYEVVADPVFNDDNQIIGVIHILSDITEQKQLEQEKEELQKQLIHSQKLEALGRLAGGIAHDFNNMLSVIMGNIELALFKEKEIQPIKNYLIEIRNAVERSANLTQKNPCLCKEAIYSTQSD from the coding sequence ATGAGTAATTCAAAAAAAAGCAATCATAAAAACAATAACATAGAGAATCCTGAGTGTTCTCAAATAACATTAGCATATATATTGGACTTATTACCAACGGGGATCTTTATTAAAGACAAAAATCTAAAATATATAAAAGTAAACAAAACATATGCATGTTTCTTTAATAAACAACCGAATGAAATCATACAGCTCACCGACTCTGACCTTTTTGATAAAGAAACCCATAAACTTTTTGTAGATGCATGTAATATTGCCCTTCAAGGAAGTGCATTCCAAAATCCCGATTTTGTCCTCCAAATTAATGGGGAGAGGCGACATTTCATTGCATATATTGCCCCTTTGAAGGCTACTGATGGTTCAATTGATGTTATTTTTGGGTCTATGCTTGATGTTACTGAATTTCGAGAAACTCAAACAAATTTCAAGAACCTATTCTACTCAATGCAAGAAGCCTTTGCAGAACATGAAATGATATATGATGAAGAAGGAAATCCAGTGGATTACCGATTCATTATTGTAAATCCAGCCTTTGAGAATATGACTGGACTTAAAATAGAAAATGTCATTGGAAAACGAGTAAAAGAGGTATTACCCGACTTGGAACCCTTCTGGATTAACACGTATGCTCATGTGGTCAAAACAGGTAAACCTATCACCTTTGTAAATTTAACAAAGAGTTTAAACAGATATTATTTAGTCTATGCATATAAAACAGGTCCCAAACACTTTGCATGTATATTCACAGATATTACAGAACAAAAAAGATTTGAAGAAGAAATAAAAAGATTAAATCGTGAATGGGAAAAGGCTTACCAAAACATCAACAGTGTTATCTGGTTTTTAGATGAGGAATTCAAAATTACACGCACCAATAGTATTGTTAAGGAAATTTTAAATCTCGCCCCTGAAGAGGTATTAGGTAAAAGATGTTGGGAAATCATTCACCACACAAAGGAACCACCTTCCTTCTGCCCAGTAATAAAATTAATGAAAACAAAAAGAAGAGAACGAGCGCTATTCCAACAGAATAATAAATGGTATGAAGTGGTCGCAGACCCTGTATTTAATGATGATAACCAGATTATAGGAGTGATACATATCCTTTCAGACATTACTGAACAAAAACAATTAGAACAAGAAAAAGAAGAACTACAAAAACAACTTATACACTCCCAAAAATTAGAGGCATTAGGACGACTTGCTGGAGGTATTGCCCATGACTTCAATAATATGTTAAGTGTTATTATGGGAAATATCGAACTGGCACTTTTCAAAGAGAAGGAAATACAACCAATTAAAAACTATCTCATAGAAATTCGCAATGCTGTTGAACGTTCAGCAAATCTGACACAAAAAAATCCTTGCCTTTGCAAGGAAGCAATCTACTCAACCCAAAGTGATTAA